A region from the Aegilops tauschii subsp. strangulata cultivar AL8/78 chromosome 5, Aet v6.0, whole genome shotgun sequence genome encodes:
- the LOC109745603 gene encoding putative F-box protein At1g19160 — protein sequence MGNRDLPTDVLVEILLRLPPSSRRRARLVCRLWRDIIGERATDSSQAVALLWGISSGVAYTVDDLSSSSTGRRRELWRSPSGRPVTTNLHNDWQLVGTCNGLLCICHNGGATIGGEITLVNPATSETLPVPPLPCNGHFRRERLCRRDFDGVYEYDAVHVLTLGDGAWREAPAPGGARCNLNAGIVSIDGVTYWVTGHDHSAKIFSFDLDNEHVAASTMSLPYMPARHGGYDYNLTDVHGRLGVIFLNPSGKTEAWVWHEEVGMWTPVAILTCACQEIPRRVLLDVPGAAVVFVPTGWHIVAVRLEDGVQLRECNSEG from the exons ATGGGCAATCGGGATTTGCCCACGGATGTATTGGTGGAGATCCTGCTCCGGCTCCCTCCGAGCTCGCGGCGCCGCGCCCGCCTCGTCTGCAGGCTGTGGCGCGACATCATCGGCGAACGTGCCACGGATAGTTCGCAGGCTGTGGCCCTCCTGTGGGGCATCAGCTCCGGCGTCGCCTACACCGTCGACGACCTCTCGTCGTCCTCGACGGGGAGACGCAGGGAGCTGTGGAGGAGCCCTAGCGGCCGCCCTGTTACGACTAACTTGCACAACGACTGGCAGCTGGTCGGCACGTGCAATGGCCTGCTCTGTATATGCCACAACGGTGGCGCGACGATCGGCGGCGAGATCACCCTGGTCAACCCAGCAACGAGCGAGACGTTGCCCGTCCCCCCACTGCCATGCAATGGCCATTTCCGCCGGGAGCGGCTCTGCAGGCGGGA CTTCGACGGGGTCTACGAGTACGACGCCGTGCACGTTCTCACGCTTGGGGACGGCGCATGGCGGGAGGCTCCGGCCCCCGGCGGCGCGAGGTGCAACCTCAACGCCGGCATTGTCAGCATCGACGGTGTGACGTACTGGGTCACGGGGCATGATCACAGCGCAAAGATTTTCTCGTTCGACCTCGACAACGAGCACGTCGCCGCCTCCACCATGTCGTTGCCCTATATGCCGGCTAGACACGGTGGCTACGACTACAACCTGACGGATGTGCACGGGAGGTTGGGAGTCATCTTCCTCAACCCGTCGGGGAAGACGGAAGCATGGGTTTGGCATGAGGAGGTGGGGATGTGGACTCCAGTGGCCATCCTCACTTGTGCATGCCAAGAGATCCCACGGCGAGTACTTCTTGATGTGCCAGGGGCAGCTGTTGTATTCGTACCTACGGGATGGCACATTGTTGCCGTCCGGCTTGAGGATGGTGTCCAACTACGTGAATGTAATTCGGAGGGATAA
- the LOC109745607 gene encoding tropinone reductase homolog At2g29170 isoform X2, whose product MAAAERGSREERWSLAGATALVTGGSKGIGGAIVEELAGFGARVHTCSRNAAELECCLRWEEKGMRVTVSVCHVSVPADREKLMDTVRQTFDGKLSILVNNAGQHLVKPTVECTMEEYKNVMATNLESSFHLCQLAHPLLARAVGGNIINISSIASSIGFAGSTIYTITKGDFDGLFSVQIHHKGFFYGSESNKTNMDYEVDWFDMCESDTWSMLSGVYAKNAMHAPPRTGLCR is encoded by the exons ATGGCGGCAGCCGAGCGTGGGAGCAGGGAGGAGAGGTGGAGCCTGGCCGGCGCCACGGCGCTCGTCACCGGCGGGAGCAAAGGGATCGGGGGGGCCATCGTGGAGGAGCTCGCCGGGTTCGGGGCCAGGGTGCACACCTGCTCCCGGAACGCCGCGGAGCTGGAGTGCTGCCTgcggtgggaggagaagggcatGCGCGTCACCGTCTCCGTTTGTCACGTCTCCGTGCCCGCCGACAGGGAGAAGCTCATGGATACGGTCCGGCAAACCTTCGACGGCAAGCTTAGCATACTA GTGAACAATGCAGGGCAACATTTGGTGAAGCCCACCGTTGAGTGCACGATGGAGGAGTACAAGAATGTGATGGCCACCAACCTGGAGTCCAGCTTCCATCTCTGCCAACTCGCTCACCCTCTTCTCGCGCGGGCCGTAGGAGGCAACATCATCAACATCTCTTCCATTGCAAGCTCCATCGGCTTCGCAGGCTCCACAATCTATACCATCACAAAAG GTGATTTTGATGGCTTGTTTAGTGTTCAGATCCACCACAAGGGTTTCTTCTATGGGAGTGAGAGCAACAAGACTAACATGGATTATGAGGTTGACTGGTTTGACATGTGTGAGAGTGACACATGGTCAATGTTATCGGGGGTCTATGCAAAAAACGCCATGCACGCGCCTCCCCGAACCGGCCTGTGTCGTTGA
- the LOC109745607 gene encoding tropinone reductase homolog At2g29170 isoform X3, with translation MAAAERGSREERWSLAGATALVTGGSKGIGGAIVEELAGFGARVHTCSRNAAELECCLRWEEKGMRVTVSVCHVSVPADREKLMDTVRQTFDGKLSILVNNAGQHLVKPTVECTMEEYKNVMATNLESSFHLCQLAHPLLARAVGGNIINISSIASSIGFAGSTIYTITKDQIEAEAEAEEAVHDGGRRQRR, from the exons ATGGCGGCAGCCGAGCGTGGGAGCAGGGAGGAGAGGTGGAGCCTGGCCGGCGCCACGGCGCTCGTCACCGGCGGGAGCAAAGGGATCGGGGGGGCCATCGTGGAGGAGCTCGCCGGGTTCGGGGCCAGGGTGCACACCTGCTCCCGGAACGCCGCGGAGCTGGAGTGCTGCCTgcggtgggaggagaagggcatGCGCGTCACCGTCTCCGTTTGTCACGTCTCCGTGCCCGCCGACAGGGAGAAGCTCATGGATACGGTCCGGCAAACCTTCGACGGCAAGCTTAGCATACTA GTGAACAATGCAGGGCAACATTTGGTGAAGCCCACCGTTGAGTGCACGATGGAGGAGTACAAGAATGTGATGGCCACCAACCTGGAGTCCAGCTTCCATCTCTGCCAACTCGCTCACCCTCTTCTCGCGCGGGCCGTAGGAGGCAACATCATCAACATCTCTTCCATTGCAAGCTCCATCGGCTTCGCAGGCTCCACAATCTATACCATCACAAAAG ATCAAAtagaggcggaggcggaggcggaggaagCGGTGCATGACGGCGGCCGTCGTCAGAGGAGATGA
- the LOC109745607 gene encoding noroxomaritidine/norcraugsodine reductase isoform X1 — MAAAERGSREERWSLAGATALVTGGSKGIGGAIVEELAGFGARVHTCSRNAAELECCLRWEEKGMRVTVSVCHVSVPADREKLMDTVRQTFDGKLSILVNNAGQHLVKPTVECTMEEYKNVMATNLESSFHLCQLAHPLLARAVGGNIINISSIASSIGFAGSTIYTITKGALNQLTWSLATEWAPHNIRVNSVAPGFIATDMVEKINKEYMEREHAKTPLRRCGKPAEVASTVAFLCMPAASFITGQVIYVDGGRTISA, encoded by the exons ATGGCGGCAGCCGAGCGTGGGAGCAGGGAGGAGAGGTGGAGCCTGGCCGGCGCCACGGCGCTCGTCACCGGCGGGAGCAAAGGGATCGGGGGGGCCATCGTGGAGGAGCTCGCCGGGTTCGGGGCCAGGGTGCACACCTGCTCCCGGAACGCCGCGGAGCTGGAGTGCTGCCTgcggtgggaggagaagggcatGCGCGTCACCGTCTCCGTTTGTCACGTCTCCGTGCCCGCCGACAGGGAGAAGCTCATGGATACGGTCCGGCAAACCTTCGACGGCAAGCTTAGCATACTA GTGAACAATGCAGGGCAACATTTGGTGAAGCCCACCGTTGAGTGCACGATGGAGGAGTACAAGAATGTGATGGCCACCAACCTGGAGTCCAGCTTCCATCTCTGCCAACTCGCTCACCCTCTTCTCGCGCGGGCCGTAGGAGGCAACATCATCAACATCTCTTCCATTGCAAGCTCCATCGGCTTCGCAGGCTCCACAATCTATACCATCACAAAAG GTGCACTGAACCAACTGACGTGGAGTTTGGCCACCGAGTGGGCCCCTCACAACATCCGTGTGAACAGTGTCGCCCCAGGATTCATCGCAACTGATATGGTTGAAAAA ATAAATAAGGAGTACATGGAGCGGGAGCACGCGAAGACCCCGTTGCGACGGTGTGGCAAGCCAGCAGAGGTTGCCTCGACGGTGGCATTTCTCTGCATGCCGGCGGCTTCCTTCATCACCGGGCAGGTCATCTATGTTGACGGTGGTCGAACCATTAGTGCTTAA